From Ipomoea triloba cultivar NCNSP0323 chromosome 5, ASM357664v1, the proteins below share one genomic window:
- the LOC116021262 gene encoding rac-like GTP-binding protein RHO1, giving the protein MSASRFIKCVTVGDGAVGKTCLLISYTSNTFPTDYVPTVFDNFSANVVVNGATVNLGLWDTAGQEDYNRLRPLSYRGADVFILAFSLISKASYENVSKKWIPELKHYAPGVPIVLVGTKLDLRDDKQFFVDHPGAVPITSAQGEELRKLIDAPAYIECSSKSQQNVKSVFDAAIKVVLAPPKAKGKKKGGKAQKGCSIL; this is encoded by the exons ATGAGCGCGTCCAGGTTTATCAAGTGTGTCACGGTGGGAGATGGTGCTGTTGGCAAGACTTGCCTCTTGATTTCCTACACCAGCAACACTTTCCCCACG GATTATGTTCCAACTGTATTTGACAATTTCAGTGCCAACGTGGTTGTCAATGGGGCTACTGTGAACCTTGGGTTGTGGGATACTGCTG GACAGGAGGATTATAACAGATTAAGACCACTGAGTTACCGTGGAGCTGATGTGTTCATTTTGGCATTTTCTCTCATTAGTAAGGCCAGCTATGAAAATGTTTCCAAAAAG TGGATCCCTGAGTTGAAACATTATGCACCTGGTGTCCCAATAGTTCTTGTTGGAACAAAACTTG ATCTTCGAGATGATAAGCAGTTCTTTGTAGACCATCCTGGTGCTGTGCCAATAACTTCTGCTCAG GGGGAGGAACTGAGGAAATTGATTGATGCGCCTGCCTACATTGAATGTAGTTCAAAGTCACAGCAG AATGTGAAATCTGTGTTTGATGCTGCCATTAAAGTTGTGCTGGCGCCACCCAAGGCGaaggggaaaaagaaggggggaAAAGCTCAGAAGGGGTGCTCCATTTTGTGA
- the LOC116019701 gene encoding uncharacterized protein LOC116019701 isoform X2, translating into MSESIAWNLLNQLEYILESDPLIDEIGFIHPSQFDVLNEEVGCTPWTAESISQSADNANISGKVLWSRDHKLGISTTALLPLYKAAKHVFMDSLRQYKMHTKVKDECGEGNVPKCPSPSLTILEKEVMKHSKTILLLCCDFGTAWNFRKLLLSEQQEYSMFMEELVLSDLVLSYSPKSERAWSHRRWVIKMIAGKCSNLQEIVDRESEFVKKLAERSKMNYRAWNHRCWLVAYMPVGQRLMLGILEAFLNKDQNGFSGEELDEMWKDELDWDEKLIKLYVGREALWLHRRFLASCWLKHFASSSAYEIDRFIDNELQLFNSCATIIDSHFDDYQAQATYAATYIMWLTKQIQVESLGIEFERKLQVSGLKTLLNNACPQKAFLWDSLLQLCGSE; encoded by the exons ATGAGCGAAAGTATCGCATGGAATCTATTGAACCAGCTGGAGTATATATTGGAATCCGATCCGTTGAT TGATGAAATTGGATTTATCCATCCTTCTCAATTTGATGTACTGAATGAAGAAGTTGGCTGTACTCCCTGGACTGCTGAATCCATATCTCAATCAGCAGACAATGCTAATATTTCTGGTAAGGTTCTTTGGAGCAGGGACCATAAGTTGGGTATCTCAACTACAGCTCTCCTTCCACTGTACAAAGCAGCTAAGCATGTATTCATGGATTCACTGAGACAGTATAAGATGCACACCAAAGTTAAAGATGAATGTGGTGAGGGCAATGTGCCAAAGTGCCCCTCACCTTCTCTTACTATTCTTGAAAAAGAAGTGATGAAGCATAGCAAAACAATTTTGCTTCTATGCTGTGATTTTGGTACTGCATGGAATTTCAG GAAGCTACTTCTTTCAGAGCAGCAGGAGTACTCAATGTTCATGGAAGAACTAGTTTTGTCAGATCTTGTTCTCTCATATTCACCTAAAAGTGAACGAGCATGGAGTCACAG GAGGTGGGTGATCAAGATGATTGCTGGAAAGTGTTCAAATCTTCAAGAGATAGTGGACAGAGAATCTGAGTTTGTTAAAAAACTAGCTGAG AGATCAAAAATGAACTACCGTGCATGGAATCATCGTTGCTGGTTAGTAGCATACATGCCAGTAGGACAA AGGTTAATGCTCGGGATATTAGAAGCTTTCCTGAACAAAGATCAAAATGGATTTTCTGGCGAAGAACTTGATGAGATGTGGAAG GATGAGCTTGATTGGGATGAGAAGTTGATAAAGCTCTATGTGGGTAGAGAG GCTTTGTGGCTTCACCGTCGCTTCCTTGCATCATGTTGGCTAAAGCATTTTGCTAGTAGCAGCGCATACGAAATTGACCGGTTCATTGATAATGAATTACAACTTTTCAATTCATGTGCAACAATAATTGATAGTCACTTCGATGACTATCAAGCTCAGGCAACATATGCTGCTACTTATATTATGTGGCTTACGAAG CAAATACAAGTGGAGTCACTGGGGATTGAGTTTGAAAGGAAGCTACAAGTAAGTGGACTGAAGACATTGCTGAATAACGCATGCCCTCAGAAGGCTTTCCTTTGGGACTCTTTGCTTCAGTTGTGCGGATCTGAATAG
- the LOC116019701 gene encoding protein prenyltransferase alpha subunit repeat-containing protein 1-like isoform X1 has protein sequence MSESIAWNLLNQLEYILESDPLIDEIGFIHPSQFDVLNEEVGCTPWTAESISQSADNANISGKVLWSRDHKLGISTTALLPLYKAAKHVFMDSLRQYKMHTKVKDECGEGNVPKCPSPSLTILEKEVMKHSKTILLLCCDFGTAWNFRKLLLSEQQEYSMFMEELVLSDLVLSYSPKSERAWSHRRWVIKMIAGKCSNLQEIVDRESEFVKKLAERSKMNYRAWNHRCWLVAYMPVGQMFHELNKSREWAVLNVADNSCFHYRTRLMLGILEAFLNKDQNGFSGEELDEMWKDELDWDEKLIKLYVGREALWLHRRFLASCWLKHFASSSAYEIDRFIDNELQLFNSCATIIDSHFDDYQAQATYAATYIMWLTKQIQVESLGIEFERKLQVSGLKTLLNNACPQKAFLWDSLLQLCGSE, from the exons ATGAGCGAAAGTATCGCATGGAATCTATTGAACCAGCTGGAGTATATATTGGAATCCGATCCGTTGAT TGATGAAATTGGATTTATCCATCCTTCTCAATTTGATGTACTGAATGAAGAAGTTGGCTGTACTCCCTGGACTGCTGAATCCATATCTCAATCAGCAGACAATGCTAATATTTCTGGTAAGGTTCTTTGGAGCAGGGACCATAAGTTGGGTATCTCAACTACAGCTCTCCTTCCACTGTACAAAGCAGCTAAGCATGTATTCATGGATTCACTGAGACAGTATAAGATGCACACCAAAGTTAAAGATGAATGTGGTGAGGGCAATGTGCCAAAGTGCCCCTCACCTTCTCTTACTATTCTTGAAAAAGAAGTGATGAAGCATAGCAAAACAATTTTGCTTCTATGCTGTGATTTTGGTACTGCATGGAATTTCAG GAAGCTACTTCTTTCAGAGCAGCAGGAGTACTCAATGTTCATGGAAGAACTAGTTTTGTCAGATCTTGTTCTCTCATATTCACCTAAAAGTGAACGAGCATGGAGTCACAG GAGGTGGGTGATCAAGATGATTGCTGGAAAGTGTTCAAATCTTCAAGAGATAGTGGACAGAGAATCTGAGTTTGTTAAAAAACTAGCTGAG AGATCAAAAATGAACTACCGTGCATGGAATCATCGTTGCTGGTTAGTAGCATACATGCCAGTAGGACAA ATGTTCCATGAGTTGAACAAGTCTCGAGAGTGGGCTGTACTTAATGTTGCTGATAACTCCTGCTTTCATTATCGCACT AGGTTAATGCTCGGGATATTAGAAGCTTTCCTGAACAAAGATCAAAATGGATTTTCTGGCGAAGAACTTGATGAGATGTGGAAG GATGAGCTTGATTGGGATGAGAAGTTGATAAAGCTCTATGTGGGTAGAGAG GCTTTGTGGCTTCACCGTCGCTTCCTTGCATCATGTTGGCTAAAGCATTTTGCTAGTAGCAGCGCATACGAAATTGACCGGTTCATTGATAATGAATTACAACTTTTCAATTCATGTGCAACAATAATTGATAGTCACTTCGATGACTATCAAGCTCAGGCAACATATGCTGCTACTTATATTATGTGGCTTACGAAG CAAATACAAGTGGAGTCACTGGGGATTGAGTTTGAAAGGAAGCTACAAGTAAGTGGACTGAAGACATTGCTGAATAACGCATGCCCTCAGAAGGCTTTCCTTTGGGACTCTTTGCTTCAGTTGTGCGGATCTGAATAG
- the LOC116019700 gene encoding 3-dehydroquinate synthase, chloroplastic-like: MASSCFCPPNPAFSVSTSAHSHRKATLRHFAVRLPARRRLESNAPNRLKVFATSSAIPVMDQSPQSKASSHVPAIVEVDLGNRSYPIYIGSGLLNQPQLLQRHIHGKKVLIVTNTTVAPLYLDKTISALTDGNPNVSVETVILPDGEKFKNMETLMKVFDKAIESRLDRRCTFVALGGGVIGDMCGYAAASYLRGVNFIQIPTTVMAQVDSSVGGKTGINHPLGKNMIGAFYQPQCVLVDTDTLNTLPDRELASGLAEVIKYGLIRDAEFFEWQENNMSALLARDPEAFAYAIKRSCENKAEVVSLDEKESGLRATLNLGHTFGHAIETGFGYGEWLHGEAVAAGTVMAVDMSRRLGWIDDSLVHRVDKILQQTKLPTAPPKTMTVEMFKSIMAVDKKVADGKLRLILLKGPLGNCVFTGDYDKKALDQTLHAFCKS; this comes from the exons atggCGTCTTCCTGTTTTTGCCCACCCAATCCCGCCTTCTCCGTTTCCACCTCCGCACACTCCCACCGCAAAGCCACCCTACGTCACTTCGCCGTGCGCCTCCCTGCACGGCGTCGTTTGGAGTCAAATGCTCCCAACCGACTAAAGGTGTTTGCAACCTCCTCCGCGATTCCCGTGATGGATCAGTCTCCTCAGAGTAAAGCATCTTCTCATGTTCCCGCCATTGTTGAGGTTGATTTAGGTAACCGGAGCTACCCGATTTACATCGGCTCTGGACTTCTTAATCAGCCTCAGCTTCTTCAGAG GCATATTCATGGCAAGAAAGTTCTTATAGTCACAAATACTACAGTAGCTCCATTATATCTGGACAAAACTATCAGTGCTTTAACAGATGGAAATCCTAATGTTAGTGTTGAAACTGTGATCTTACCAGATGGAGAGAAATTTAAGAACATG GAAACTCTCATGAAAGTTTTTGATAAAGCTATTGAATCACGATTGGACCGACGGTGTACATTTGTTGCTCTGGGAGGTGGAGTTATTGGTGATATGTGTGGATATGCTGCGGCTTCTTATCTCCGGGGAGTTAATTTTATTCAGATTCCTACGACTGTTATGGCACAG GTAGACTCTtctgttggagggaaaactgGAATTAACCACCCTCTTGGCAAAAATATGATCGGTGCCTTCTACCAACCTCAATGTGTGCTTGTAGACACGGACACCCTGAATACACTGCCAGACCGAGAACTAGCATCTGGCCTTGCTGAAGTTATAAAATATGGACTTATTAGAGATGCTGAGTTTTTTGAGTGGCAAGAGAACAATATGTCAGCATTGCTAGCAAG GGACCCTGAAGCATTTGCTTATGCCATAAAGCGTTCCTGTGAAAACAAGGCAGAGGTTGTGTCCTTGGATGAGAAAGAGAGTGGATTGAGGGCCACTTTGAACTTGGGTCACACATTTGGCCAT GCAATAGAGACTGGTTTTGGCTATGGAGAGTGGCTGCATGGAGAAGCTGTTGCAGCTGGAAcg GTAATGGCTGTTGATATGTCACGCCGCCTTGGATGGATTGATGATTCACTGGTACACAGGGTGGATAAGATCCTTCAACAGACAAAGCTACCAACTGCGCCTCCAAAAACCATGACCGTCGAGATGTTCAAGTCCATCATGGCG GTTGATAAGAAAGTGGCTGATGGGAAGCTCAGACTCATCCTTTTGAAAGGTCCTCTGGGCAATTGTGTATTCACAGGTGACTACGATAAAAAAGCATTAGACCAAACACTCCATGCCTTTTGTAAATCTTAA
- the LOC116019702 gene encoding uncharacterized protein LOC116019702: protein MKDDYESEEKKQAAADVLFQYSRFVMACIGNQVRPCDLRMHLMKEVSGLPTTLKRETRVASSPDIMGESSSSGTSRLDKTDSFRGL from the exons ATGAAAGACGACTACGAG AGTGAAGAAAAGAAACAAGCTGCTGCAGATGTATTGTTTCAATATTCAAGGTTTGTCATGGCCTGTATTGGGAATCAAGTCCGGCCTTGTGACTTAAGGATGCACTTGATGAAG GAGGTTTCAGGCTTGCCAACAACTTTGAAGAGGGAGACCCGTGTAGCGTCTTCTCCCGACATAATGGGGGAATCTTCAAGCTCGGGGACTTCCAGACTTGATAAAACCGATAGTTTCCGGGGTCTCTAG
- the LOC116019964 gene encoding histidine kinase 1-like produces MAVGSNTSPVSSESLSPSITPKGSFLERILCRMFSSGMFCTSNQSPSSQRNFSRDVEEEEFQDASTLCLSSYYSVFVVRLAIMVMLAILIGLLTLLTWHFTRVYTTRSLNTLAFGLRHELLQRPILRMWNILNSTVEIATAQVKLSEYVIRRYSKPVNQAQQAELYEVMRDVTWALFASRKALNSITISYKNGFVQAFHRDHRSNNTFYIYSDLSNYSISGTYDVSMLTSRQGWNDQSIHNNTTAIWYRETLDPLTGVRVGRKSQIPPDELINIAGISQVPDGAATWHVAVSKFSDSPLLSSALPVWDASNESIVAVVGVTTALYSVGQFMKEIVEFHSGHIYLTSQEGWLLATSTSTPLLRNSTTRPELIMAVDSEDPVIKAGAQCLQKEYGNKFPPSNEVHIENAKLGDQMYYIDSFFLNLKRLPMVGVIIIPRKYIMGKVDERAFKTFVILISASICILFIGCVCIFILTNGVSKEMKLRAELIKQLDARRKAEASSNYKSQFLANMSHELRTPMAAVIGLLDILIYDDCLTNEQYATITQIRKCSTALLRLLNNILDISKVESGKLVLEETEFDLTRELEGLIDMFSVQCINHNVETVLDLSDEMPKLVKGDSGRVVQIFANLISNSLKFTTSGYIILRGWCESLNDLTNSRNFFFNQKDSWSVPKVKLKRAERRPFKKDSKTVLWFEVEDTGCGIDPNKWESVFENFEQADPSTTRLHGGTGLGLCIVRSLVNKMGGEIKVVKKNGPGTLMRLYLLLNAPTDGAEQHSHPTLAEQTTTVLLALNGRMGRLIMSKWLEKNGLHTCEAADWNELTQMLQGVFGSKNSVQDSGCERFSDNSSTLLIVVIDIGLLNLSTNIWKEQLNFLDKYSERAKFAWVLYHDTSNSIKSELRKRGHLMMVNRPLYKGKMIQILEAAFTKDKNLELQSAENTAIQVNMHECHHEIDASHSCLTSPDDSDKSETGNVRPVRTFLAEEKPNKHFRNVSSSSIYATLNNYFVDITQPNLGEDDASREDDRREKRNRSEEHSGSTRRVELTTVSSSKTANEQKSLSGLRILLAEDTPVLQRVATIMLEKMGATVVVVGDGQQAVDALKFCKNGPNGSSQEDDTSPTSPTEGFCSPPYDLILMDCQMPKMDGYEATKAIRRSEMETGTHIPIVALTAHAMSSDEAKCLEVGMDAYLTKPIDSKLMVSTILSLTTRKN; encoded by the exons ATGGCTGTTGGATCCAATACAAGTCCTGTCAGCTCTGAATCCTTATCGCCTTCTATCACACCAAAGGGATCATTCCTTGAGAGAATTTTGTGCAGGATGTTTAGCTCTGGGATGTTTTGCACAAGCAACCAATCTCCTAGTAGCCAGAGAAATTTCAGTAGGGATGTAGAAGAGGAAGAATTTCAGGATGCAAGTACCCTTTGTTTATCTTCATACTATAGCGTTTTTGTGGTTCGCCTCGCTATCATG GTCATGCTAGCAATTTTGATTGGATTGCTAACCTTACTAACATGGCATTTTACCAGAGTTTACACAACCAGGTCATTGAACACATTGGCATTTGGGCTTCGACATGAGCTACTTCAGAGGCCTATTTTGCGAATGTGGAACATCCTCAATTCTACTGTCGAAATAGCAACTGCTCAGGTTAAATTGTCAGAATATGTAATCAGACGATATAGCAAGCCTGTAAATCAAGCACAGCAAGCTGAG CTATATGAAGTCATGAGGGATGTAACATGGGCATTATTTGCCAGCCGGAAGGCTCTGAATTCGATAACCATCAGTTACAAAAATGGTTTTGTCCAGGCTTTCCACAGAGACCACAGAAGTAACAATACATTCTACATATACTCTGATCTTTCCAATTACTCAATAAGTGGAACGTACGATGTCAGTATGTTGACATCTCGTCAAGGGTGGAACGACCAATCTATACACAACAACACGACAGCAATTTGGTACAGAGAAACTCTGGATCCTCTGACAGGTGTCAGGGTTGGAAGAAAAAGTCAAATTCCACCAGATGAGTTAATCAATATTGCAGGGATTTCGCAAGTGCCTGATGGTGCAGCGACATGGCATGTAGCGGTAAGCAAGTTCAGTGATTCGCCGCTGCTTTCTTCTGCACTTCCGGTTTGGGATGCATCCAATGAAAGCATAGTTGCTGTTGTGGGAGTTACTACAGCTCTTTATAGTGTTGGCCAATTCATGAAAGAAATTGTGGAATTCCATAGTGGACATATTTATTTAACATCTCAAGAGGGTTGGTTACTTGCTACTTCCACAAGTACTCCTCTCTTGAGGAATTCAACCACACGGCCCGAGCTGATAATGGCTGTTGATTCTGAAGACCCTGTAATAAAAGCTGGCGCTCAGTGCCTGCAGAAAGAATATGGGAACAAGTTTCCCCCTAGTAATGAAGTTCATATAGAGAATGCCAAGCTTGGAGATCAGATGTACTATATTGACTCTTTTTTCCTCAACTTAAAGAGACTTCCTATG GTGGGAGTTATAATTATTCCAAGAAAGTATATAATGGGAAAGGTTGATGAGAGAGCTTTCAAAACATTTGTGATATTGATATCTGCATCTATATGCATCCTATTCATTGGGTGTGTCTGCATATTCATATTAACAAATGGAGTATCAAAGGAAATGAAACTGAGAGCAGAATTGATAAAACAGTTAGATGCAAGAAGGAAGGCAGAGGCATCAAGCAACTACAAAAGCCAGTTTTTAGCAAACATGAG tcaTGAATTACGAACACCTATGGCTGCAGTGATTGGCTTGCTGGACATTCTTATATATGACGATTGCCTAACAAATGAGCAATATGCAACAATTACTCAAATTCGCAAATGTTCCACTGCTTTACTTCGGCTTCTGAACAATATTCTGGATATCAGTAAG GTCGAATCTGGAAAGCTAGTGCTGGAAGAGACGGAATTTGACTTGACTCGTGAACTTGAAGGTCTCATTGACATGTTCTCTGTCCAATGCATTAACCACAATGTGGAGACTGTTCTAGATCTCTCTG ATGAGATGCCAAAACTAGTCAAAGGAGACTCGGGAAGGGTTGTTCAAATATTTGCAAACCTAATCAGCAATTCTCTGAAGTTCACTACTT CTGGATATATTATTCTGCGGGGATGGTGTGAGAGCCTGAATGATCTCACAAACAGCCGGAACTTTTTCTTCAACCAGAAGGATTCTTGGTCTGTACCTAAAGTGAAGTTGAAGCGAGCAGAAAGACGACCCTTCAAGAAAGATAGCAAAACAGTTCTTTGGTTTGAAGTCGAGGACACTGGTTGTG GAATTGATCCAAACAAATGGGAATCTGTGTTTGAAAACTTTGAGCAAGCTGATCCCTCAACAACTCGATT GCATGGTGGCACTGGTCTTGGCCTATGCATAGTACGTTCCCTG GTGAACAAAATGGGCGGTGAGATCAAAGTCGTGAAAAAAAATGGGCCGGGAACTCTGATGCGGCTTTACCTGTTACTCAACGCTCCCACTGATGGTGCAGAGCAGCATAGCCATCCAACTTTAGCAGAGCAGACGACGACT GTGTTGCTTGCACTTAATGGCAGAATGGGTAGGCTAATCATGTCCAAATGGTTAGAGAAAAACGGGCTACATACCTGTGAAGCAGCAGACTGGAATGAGCTAACACAGATGCTTCAGGGGGTTTTCGGATCCAAAAATAGCGTGCAAGATTCTGGATGTGAACGTTTTAGCGATAATAGCTCGACACTTTTGATTGTAGTTATTGACATTGGCCTTCTTAACTTGAGCACGAATATTTGGAAGGAGCAGCTAAATTTTCTGGATAAGTACAGTGAGAGAGCAAAGTTTGCTTGGGTTCTTTACCATGACACTTCCAATTCCATCAAATCCGAGCTGCGAAAAAGAGGGCATCTGATGATGGTAAACAGACCACTCTATAAAGGCAAAATGATTCAGATTTTGGAAGCTGCATTCACAAAAGATAAAAATCTCGAGTTGCAATCTGCAGAAAATACAGCTATACAAGTAAATATGCATGAATGCCATCACGAAATCGATGCCAGCCACTCATGCCTCACTAGCCCTGATGATTCTGACAAGTCAGAAACTGGGAATGTTAGACCTGTGAGGACATTCCTTGCTGAAGAGAAGCCCAACAAGCATTTCCGGAATGTATCTTCTTCCTCGATCTATGCCACACTTAACAACTACTTTGTCGACATCACTCAACCAAATCTGGGAGAAGATGATGCTTCAAGGGAGGATgatagaagagaaaaaaggAACAGATCAGAAGAACACTCGGGAAGCACTCGTCGTGTGGAATTAACCACTGTCAGCTCTAGTAAAACAGCGAACGAACAAAAATCCCTGTCAGGTCTGCGAATCCTACTTGCTGAAGATACACCGGTACTTCAGAGAGTCGCAACCATAATGCTGGAAAAAATGGGAGCTACGGTTGTGGTTGTTGGAGATGGACAACAGGCCGTGGATGCTCTCAAATTCTGCAAAAACGGTCCAAACGGATCCTCCCAGGAAGACGACACCTCCCCAACCTCACCAACCGAAGGATTCTGCTCTCCACCTTATGACTTGATCCTGATGGATTGCCAA ATGCCAAAGATGGATGGCTATGAAGCAACAAAAGCCATTAGAAGATCAGAAATGGAAACTGGAACGCACATTCCTATCGTGGCATTGACAGCTCATGCAATGTCGTCGGATGAAGCAAAGTGCCTGGAGGTAGGAATGGATGCTTATTTAACAAAGCCCATTGACAGCAAGCTAATGGTCTCCACTATCCTTTCATTAACAACGAGAAAAAACTGA